From a single Populus trichocarpa isolate Nisqually-1 chromosome 17, P.trichocarpa_v4.1, whole genome shotgun sequence genomic region:
- the LOC18099442 gene encoding zinc finger CCCH domain-containing protein 14 isoform X1 has protein sequence MEITQPPPSGSKPATQTAAQSPPFDYHQANDQDQFASNFTSLYLSIFPPKPLLLPNSLSFTPSTTASPTSSSAADEIATENRLRQARLILEYQDLCDHYNVSLSRLQTLTNELELIRQENADLRVANSELLKLINLSSQAAAMQHQGRAFGISRDVAIERRNSVNNVERERVTLPKSISVRSSGYVKVNQAVSGNVSTNGGGRDGASSNSSRSRVASQLDQLVSGSCMQMQQRVYVPGGGGGKRSEEEIAAGMELEVFNQGMWKTELCNKWQETGTCPYDNNCQFAHGIGELRPVIRHPRYKTQACRMVLAGGVCPYGHRCHFRHSLTDQDRLLLGPR, from the exons ATGGAGATAACACAACCACCACCGTCCGGTTCAAAACCGGCGACGCAAACAGCTGCACAATCACCACCTTTCGATTACCACCAAGCAAACGATCAAGATCAGTTCGCGTCCAATTTCACCTCTCTCTACCTCTCAATCTTCCCGCCAAAACCCTTGCTGCTCCCGAACTCGCTCTCCTTCACTCCCTCCACCACCGCCTCCCCTACCTCCTCCTCCGCCGCCGATGAGATTGCCACTGAGAACCGCCTCCGCCAAGCTCGACTGATTCTCGAGTACCAGGACCTCTGCGATCACTACAATGTCTCTCTCTCGCGCCTCCAAACCCTAACTAATGAACTTGAGTTGATTCGTCAAGAGAACGCGGATCTCAGAGTCGCAAATAGTGAGCTCCTCAAGCTTATCAATCTCTCTTCTCAGGCCGCGGCGATGCAGCATCAGGGCAGAGCTTTTGGAATCAGCCGTGATGTTGCCATTGAGAGAAGGAACAGTGTTAATAATGTCGAGAGAGAGAGGGTGACGTTGCCGAAGAGCATTTCCGTCAGATCTAGTGGTTACGTGAAGGTGAATCAAGCGGTTTCTGGTAATGTGAGCACCAATGGAGGCGGTCGCGATGGTGCAAGTAGTAACTCGAGTCGGTCTCGTGTGGCGAGTCAGCTCGATCAACTCGTTTCTGGATCG TGTATGCAGATGCAGCAGAGGGTGTATGTGCCAGGAGGAGGAGGGGGGAAGAGATCAGAGGAGGAAATAGCTGCTGGAATGGAATTGGAGGTGTTTAATCAGGGGATGTGGAAGACAGAGCTGTGCAACAAGTGGCAAGAGACAGGCACGTGTCCTTACGATAACAATTGCCAGTTTGCTCATGGCATTGGCGAGCTACGTCCAGTAATCAGACACCCGAGATATAAGACTCAAGCTTGCCGTATGGTTCTCGCTGGAGGGGTTTGTCCTTATGGACACAGATGCCACTTTCGCCACTCTCTCACTGACCAAGACAGGTTACTACTGGGTCCTCGTTGA
- the LOC18099440 gene encoding WD repeat-containing protein 55: MEIDLGKVPFTMDFHPSDNLVTAGLITGDLHLYRFNADSSPQRLLEIHAHSESCRAARFINDGHAIITGSSDRSILATDLETGSPIARLENAHEDAIFSLINLTESTVATGDDQGCVKVWDTRQHSCCNSFNVHDDYVSDMTFASDSMKLLSTSGDGTLSVCNLRTNKIQSQSEFSEEELLSVVIMKNGRKVICGSQNGTLLLYSWGFFKDCSDRFTALSPNSIDTLLKLDEDRVITGSENGLISLLGILPNRVIQPLAEHSEYPIECLAFSHDRKYLGSISHDQVLKMWDLDDLLQNSGNAQNDQAPVSDSDSDAMDMDTKPPKSRKGAKRKNEHANDATSSFFADL, from the exons ATGGAAATAGACTTGGGGAAAGTTCCGTTTACTATGGATTTCCATCCTTCGGATAATCTAGTAACTGCTGGCTTGATCACTGGCGACCTCCACCT ATACCGTTTCAATGCTGATTCCTCACCACAAAG ATTGTTGGAAATTCACGCACATAGCGAGTCTTGCAGGGCTGCTAGATTCATCAATGATGGACACG CAATTATCACGGGTTCTAGTGATCGCTCCATTCTGGCAACAGATTTAGAAACTGGATCACCAATTGCTCGTCTTGAAAATGCTCATGA GGATGCCATCTTTAGTTTGATAAACCTCACAGAGTCAACTGTAGCAACTGGGGATGATCAAGGATGTGTTAAG GTATGGGATACCAGGCAACACTCTTGTTGCAATTCTTTTAATGTCCATGATGACTATGTTTCGGATATGACTTTTGCATCTGATTCCATGAAACTGCTATCAACAAG TGGAGATGGGACCCTTTCTGTTTGCAACCTTCGCACTAATAAA ATCCAATCCCAGTCTGAATTTTCTGAAGAAGAGCTATTGTCTGTTGTTATTATGAAG AATGGTCGGAAAGTGATATGTGGTTCACAGAATGGAACACTGCTATTGTATTCATGGGGTTTTTTCAAGGATTGCAG tGACCGCTTTACTGCTCTTTCCCCAAACTCGATTGACACTTTGTTGAAG CTTGATGAAGACAGAGTCATTACTGGATCTGAGAATGGGCTCATAAG TCTGCTAGGCATATTACCCAACAGAGTCATCCAACCGCTTGCTGAACATTCAGAGTACCCTATTGAGTGTCTTG CCTTTTCTCATGACAGAAAGTATCTTGGCAGCATTTCACACGATCAAGTGTTGAAG ATGTGGGATTTGGATGATTTATTGCAAAATTCTGGAAATGCTCAAAATGATCAAGCTCCTGTATCAGACAGTGATAGTGATGCAATGGATATGGATACTAAACCTCCAAAGTCTAGAAAAG GAGCCAAGAGAAAAAATGAGCACGCAAATGATGCAACAAGCAGCTTTTTTGCAGATCTATAG
- the LOC18099442 gene encoding zinc finger CCCH domain-containing protein 14 isoform X2, whose amino-acid sequence MEITQPPPSGSKPATQTAAQSPPFDYHQANDQDQFASNFTSLYLSIFPPKPLLLPNSLSFTPSTTASPTSSSAADEIATENRLRQARLILEYQDLCDHYNVSLSRLQTLTNELELIRQENADLRVANSELLKLINLSSQAAAMQHQGRAFGISRDVAIERRNSVNNVERERVTLPKSISVRSSGYVKVNQAVSGNVSTNGGGRDGASSNSSRSRVASQLDQLVSGSMQQRVYVPGGGGGKRSEEEIAAGMELEVFNQGMWKTELCNKWQETGTCPYDNNCQFAHGIGELRPVIRHPRYKTQACRMVLAGGVCPYGHRCHFRHSLTDQDRLLLGPR is encoded by the exons ATGGAGATAACACAACCACCACCGTCCGGTTCAAAACCGGCGACGCAAACAGCTGCACAATCACCACCTTTCGATTACCACCAAGCAAACGATCAAGATCAGTTCGCGTCCAATTTCACCTCTCTCTACCTCTCAATCTTCCCGCCAAAACCCTTGCTGCTCCCGAACTCGCTCTCCTTCACTCCCTCCACCACCGCCTCCCCTACCTCCTCCTCCGCCGCCGATGAGATTGCCACTGAGAACCGCCTCCGCCAAGCTCGACTGATTCTCGAGTACCAGGACCTCTGCGATCACTACAATGTCTCTCTCTCGCGCCTCCAAACCCTAACTAATGAACTTGAGTTGATTCGTCAAGAGAACGCGGATCTCAGAGTCGCAAATAGTGAGCTCCTCAAGCTTATCAATCTCTCTTCTCAGGCCGCGGCGATGCAGCATCAGGGCAGAGCTTTTGGAATCAGCCGTGATGTTGCCATTGAGAGAAGGAACAGTGTTAATAATGTCGAGAGAGAGAGGGTGACGTTGCCGAAGAGCATTTCCGTCAGATCTAGTGGTTACGTGAAGGTGAATCAAGCGGTTTCTGGTAATGTGAGCACCAATGGAGGCGGTCGCGATGGTGCAAGTAGTAACTCGAGTCGGTCTCGTGTGGCGAGTCAGCTCGATCAACTCGTTTCTGGATCG ATGCAGCAGAGGGTGTATGTGCCAGGAGGAGGAGGGGGGAAGAGATCAGAGGAGGAAATAGCTGCTGGAATGGAATTGGAGGTGTTTAATCAGGGGATGTGGAAGACAGAGCTGTGCAACAAGTGGCAAGAGACAGGCACGTGTCCTTACGATAACAATTGCCAGTTTGCTCATGGCATTGGCGAGCTACGTCCAGTAATCAGACACCCGAGATATAAGACTCAAGCTTGCCGTATGGTTCTCGCTGGAGGGGTTTGTCCTTATGGACACAGATGCCACTTTCGCCACTCTCTCACTGACCAAGACAGGTTACTACTGGGTCCTCGTTGA
- the LOC18099441 gene encoding nuclear transcription factor Y subunit C-2, with translation MDLNQSIELDLASADPSPQEIENALPMNSSMLPYHQTTKELQHKQNLDEFWNQQLLEIYNTTASKSNNMLPLARIKRVMKSDGDVKMISAETPILFSKACELFILELTLRSWLQTTSCKRRTLQRCDISRVIRQEDMLNFLNRVVPCDQKKEDEVTKCTEEMESLPNMQMPAFPFLDLNGEVMMDENSHEDPQELMIKPPMPSSDFTSGSASKWAN, from the exons ATGGATTTGAATCAATCAATAGAACTCGATCTAGCATCAGCGGATCCATCACcacaagaaattgaaaatgcccTGCCCATGAACTCTTCCATGTTGCCTTATCATCAGACAACCAAAGAGCTG CAACATAAGCAAAATTTGGATGAATTTTGGAATCAACAATTGTTGGAGATTTACAATACTACTG CATCCAAGAGCAATAATATGTTGCCTTTAGCAAGGATCAAAAGAGTAATGAAATCTGACGGAGATGTCAAG ATGATAAGTGCAGAAACTCCTATCTTGTTCTCGAAGGCTTGTGAGCTCTTCATCCTTGAGCTCACTCTTCGTTCATGGCTTCAAACCACTAGTTGTAAGCGTCGAACATTGCAGCGTTGTGACATCTCCAGAGTCATAAGGCAAGAGGACATGCTAAATTTCTTGAATCGTGTCGTTCCTTGTGATCAGAAGAAG GAAGATGAAGTGACCAAGTGCACTGAAGAAATGGAATCTCTTCCTAACATGCAAATGCCTGCATTTCCTTTCTTGGACCTTAATGGA GAAGTAATGATGGATGAGAACAGCCATGAGGATCCCCAAGAACTCATGATCAAACCACCGATGCCCTCTTCTGATTTCACTTCGGGATCTGCTTCGAAG tggGCAAATTGA